Proteins encoded in a region of the Sulfurimonas marina genome:
- a CDS encoding TrmH family RNA methyltransferase, with protein MLNLIEIEDINIPELQIYKQLRDNAFTEDNSFIADSPKVINLLLESDLEIKSILSTKEYYEEFEDLIRKKDIEKLYVATKKELESIVGHTVHHNAMMHGIRPEPTPLDALGDKIIMLDEISSTQNVGSIARSAAALGVNSYLLPKQGPHPYSRRSLRVSMGYVSKLQIHIYENIIETIEALKQAGYTILAAEVTNESIELAKLEVPEKWVLIMGHEGKGISKEILEHCDKTVKIEMVEGIKSFNVSVAASIMMYKLIYS; from the coding sequence ATGTTGAATTTAATCGAGATTGAGGATATAAATATTCCCGAATTACAGATCTATAAACAGTTGCGAGACAATGCATTTACTGAGGACAATAGCTTTATTGCCGATTCACCAAAAGTGATAAATCTACTGCTTGAATCCGATCTAGAGATTAAAAGTATTTTATCTACAAAAGAGTACTATGAAGAGTTTGAGGATCTAATACGAAAAAAAGATATAGAAAAGTTATATGTTGCTACTAAGAAAGAACTTGAAAGTATTGTAGGTCATACCGTACACCATAATGCTATGATGCACGGCATTCGTCCCGAGCCTACACCATTAGATGCACTAGGCGATAAAATAATTATGCTAGATGAAATCTCATCTACACAAAATGTCGGTTCCATTGCCCGCTCTGCTGCTGCTTTAGGGGTAAACTCTTATCTCCTTCCCAAACAAGGCCCTCATCCTTATTCTAGGCGATCTCTGCGTGTATCTATGGGGTATGTTTCTAAGTTACAGATACATATCTATGAAAATATCATTGAAACCATTGAAGCCCTCAAGCAAGCAGGTTATACTATTTTAGCAGCTGAAGTTACCAATGAGTCTATAGAGTTGGCAAAACTTGAAGTACCCGAAAAATGGGTCTTAATTATGGGACACGAGGGAAAAGGAATCTCTAAAGAGATACTAGAACATTGTGATAAAACCGTAAAGATAGAAATGGTCGAGGGGATTAAAAGTTTTAATGTGAGTGTCGCAGCATCTATTATGATGTATAAACTTATATATTCTTAA
- a CDS encoding helix-hairpin-helix domain-containing protein, whose protein sequence is MQNLINLLSKKTNLQKEYVSNILKLLEEGSTIPFIARYRKEMTGGADDEVLREFETIYNGVKNLLERKAEISRLISERAVLSDELQKSIEDAQSLRELEDIYRPYKEKKNSRAATAIANGLTPLANTLQKAKLTTEALKVEAKKFINAKVKNVDEALQGAQDILAERYAENPKEREYIRNTMLRHGVLEVKKTKTLDENGVYKNFVGSSEKIAYIPSHRYLAIMRGVNEKQLSAKIGIDIERIEENIRHYKIPKYASSSKEYLEKAYTDGLKRLLLPSIEREVHSELKEKADLAAIGVFGKNLGQLLMTPPVSKKVLLGVDPAYRTGCKLAVIDENGNYLESAVIYPTEPQNDYEASKRKVLELHKKYTIDGVAIGNGTASRETQEFFAKLNAQEGVKLIYTVVSEAGASVYSASKIAAQEYPDLDVTIRGAISIAQRLRDPMAALVKIDPKSLGIGQYQHDVNQKLLEKKLGDVTEDLVNRVGVDINSASLSLLSHIAGITPKLAQNIISYRDENGNFTSKEQLLNVKGLGKKAYEQAAGFIRIKDGETVFDNSGIHPESYGVAKRLDGVDLKTADVTMLSKELGVGEDTLKDIIKELLKPGFDPREELPAIPFKEGLRDIKMLKVGSFVSGVVRNIADFGAFVDIGLKNDGMIHISKMSEKRIKHPLEVLSLNQYLPKIEVVSVDNEKGKIGLSLI, encoded by the coding sequence ATGCAAAATCTTATTAATCTACTTAGTAAAAAAACAAATCTACAAAAAGAATATGTATCAAATATTTTAAAACTTCTTGAGGAAGGCTCCACTATCCCTTTTATCGCACGTTATCGTAAAGAGATGACAGGGGGAGCTGATGATGAAGTGCTTCGTGAGTTTGAGACAATATACAACGGAGTTAAAAATCTTCTGGAGAGAAAAGCTGAGATCTCACGTCTTATATCTGAGAGGGCAGTTTTGAGCGATGAGTTACAAAAAAGTATAGAAGATGCCCAAAGCTTACGGGAACTAGAAGATATCTACCGTCCTTATAAAGAGAAAAAAAACTCCCGTGCGGCAACTGCGATCGCAAACGGACTCACACCACTTGCAAATACACTTCAAAAAGCTAAACTTACAACAGAGGCTTTAAAAGTTGAAGCCAAAAAATTCATAAATGCAAAAGTAAAAAACGTTGATGAAGCCTTACAAGGTGCGCAAGATATCTTGGCAGAACGCTACGCTGAAAACCCTAAAGAGAGGGAATACATAAGAAACACTATGCTTCGTCACGGAGTTTTAGAGGTTAAAAAGACAAAAACTCTTGATGAAAACGGCGTATATAAAAACTTTGTAGGCAGCAGCGAAAAAATTGCGTATATTCCATCTCACAGATATTTGGCGATCATGAGAGGAGTTAATGAGAAACAGCTCTCAGCAAAAATCGGTATAGATATTGAGAGAATAGAAGAAAACATTAGACACTACAAAATTCCAAAATATGCCTCAAGCTCTAAAGAGTACTTAGAAAAGGCCTATACAGATGGACTCAAAAGACTTTTATTACCTTCTATTGAGCGAGAAGTACACAGCGAACTAAAAGAGAAAGCCGATCTCGCAGCAATCGGGGTATTTGGCAAAAATCTCGGTCAACTTCTTATGACACCTCCTGTAAGCAAAAAAGTTCTTTTAGGGGTTGATCCTGCATATCGTACAGGGTGTAAACTCGCAGTCATTGATGAGAACGGAAACTATCTTGAATCAGCTGTCATATACCCGACCGAGCCGCAAAACGACTATGAAGCCTCAAAAAGAAAAGTACTGGAACTTCATAAAAAGTACACTATAGACGGTGTAGCTATCGGTAACGGTACCGCTTCAAGAGAGACTCAGGAGTTCTTCGCAAAACTCAACGCACAAGAGGGTGTAAAACTTATCTATACAGTTGTTTCAGAAGCGGGCGCTTCCGTGTATTCTGCTTCAAAGATCGCAGCTCAGGAGTATCCTGATCTTGATGTAACGATCCGCGGTGCGATCTCCATAGCACAACGTCTTCGTGATCCTATGGCGGCACTTGTAAAGATTGATCCGAAATCTTTGGGAATAGGGCAGTATCAACACGATGTAAATCAAAAGCTTCTAGAGAAAAAACTGGGTGATGTAACAGAGGATCTGGTTAACCGCGTGGGCGTTGACATTAACTCTGCGTCACTCTCTTTACTTTCTCATATAGCGGGCATAACTCCAAAACTAGCACAGAACATCATTAGTTATAGAGATGAGAATGGTAACTTTACCTCTAAAGAGCAGCTTTTAAACGTAAAGGGCTTAGGGAAAAAAGCTTATGAGCAAGCCGCAGGGTTTATCCGCATAAAAGATGGAGAAACGGTTTTTGACAATAGCGGGATCCACCCTGAGAGTTACGGTGTAGCCAAGAGGTTGGATGGAGTTGATCTTAAAACTGCAGATGTAACAATGCTCTCTAAAGAACTTGGCGTTGGGGAAGATACTCTAAAAGATATCATCAAAGAGTTGTTAAAGCCCGGATTTGATCCAAGGGAAGAGTTACCGGCTATCCCGTTTAAAGAGGGACTGCGTGACATTAAAATGTTAAAAGTGGGCAGTTTTGTTTCAGGTGTAGTGCGAAATATAGCCGACTTTGGAGCATTTGTAGATATAGGACTTAAAAATGACGGGATGATCCATATCTCAAAAATGAGTGAAAAAAGGATCAAACATCCGCTTGAAGTGCTCTCACTCAATCAATATCTGCCAAAAATTGAAGTGGTAAGTGTCGATAACGAAAAAGGGAAGATTGGGCTGAGTCTAATCTAA
- a CDS encoding methyltransferase family protein, translated as MINQESKIKFKPSQWFGVVTAYLLVPLILLVCGWDLYWWQAWVYLVLIVTAGIVSRILAEQRHPGILIERSKYFKASDVKPWDKLLGTLMALSISFPLAIVAGLDHRFSFSSPFPIWVNLLGFVLIAFGYAFASWALIENRFFSTFVRIQKDREHKVCKSGPYKIVRHPGYAGNLLALPGIVLALNSLWTLIPVLIALIITVIRTELEDKTLQKELQGYKEYVQQVRYKLFPGIY; from the coding sequence ATGATTAACCAGGAATCTAAAATAAAATTCAAACCATCTCAATGGTTCGGTGTAGTTACAGCTTACCTTTTGGTGCCCCTTATTCTCTTAGTTTGCGGATGGGATCTCTATTGGTGGCAGGCATGGGTTTATCTTGTGCTTATAGTTACAGCCGGTATAGTGAGTCGCATATTGGCAGAACAAAGACATCCTGGAATTTTGATTGAACGCTCTAAATACTTTAAGGCTAGCGATGTAAAGCCTTGGGATAAGCTACTGGGTACATTAATGGCACTCAGCATATCATTTCCCCTTGCCATAGTTGCAGGCCTCGATCACCGTTTTTCATTCTCTTCACCCTTTCCTATTTGGGTAAATTTACTCGGCTTTGTTTTGATTGCATTTGGATATGCCTTTGCTTCATGGGCTTTGATTGAGAATCGTTTCTTTAGCACTTTTGTACGTATACAAAAAGATCGAGAACATAAAGTATGCAAGAGCGGTCCTTATAAAATTGTACGCCATCCAGGCTATGCAGGAAACCTTTTAGCACTTCCAGGGATTGTTCTTGCTTTAAATTCTCTGTGGACATTGATTCCTGTACTCATAGCTCTAATTATTACTGTAATAAGAACGGAGTTAGAGGACAAAACTCTTCAAAAGGAACTGCAGGGGTATAAAGAATATGTACAACAGGTGAGATATAAACTGTTTCCAGGAATATATTAG
- the lipA gene encoding lipoyl synthase codes for MQYSFKRKPEWLRKKISFSINKELESLLEQHNISTVCQEAMCPNISECFSKKQATFFIMGTECTRRCTFCAVDKGHPKPLDHQEPANIAKAVKIMGLRHVVITSPTRDDLSDGGAQHFCKTVQAIKDMDNSIVVEILIPDLQEDKDSIKQIANSDADIVAHNLETIPRLYHIRKGASYKRSLNVLKMLKEYNSKIATKSGIMVGLGEKRDEVLELMQHLLDVGCEYFSIGQYLQPTQKHENIVEYVHPSEFETLRIIGLDMGFRYIQSSPYTRSSYMAHEYLEHQNG; via the coding sequence ATGCAATACAGCTTTAAAAGAAAGCCTGAGTGGCTGAGAAAGAAGATTAGTTTTAGCATAAATAAAGAGCTTGAATCGCTCTTGGAGCAACACAATATAAGTACAGTGTGCCAAGAAGCGATGTGCCCTAACATTAGTGAGTGCTTTTCAAAAAAACAGGCTACTTTTTTCATTATGGGTACCGAGTGTACAAGGCGATGTACCTTCTGTGCGGTTGATAAGGGTCATCCAAAACCATTAGATCATCAAGAGCCTGCAAACATTGCCAAAGCAGTAAAAATCATGGGCTTAAGACATGTAGTAATTACAAGCCCTACCCGTGATGATCTCTCTGATGGGGGAGCCCAGCACTTCTGCAAAACTGTACAGGCGATAAAAGATATGGATAACTCCATTGTCGTTGAGATTCTCATCCCTGATCTTCAAGAAGATAAAGATTCGATCAAACAGATCGCAAATAGTGATGCAGACATAGTTGCTCATAACCTTGAGACTATTCCCAGACTTTACCACATAAGAAAAGGGGCTTCCTACAAGCGCTCACTAAATGTTCTAAAAATGTTAAAAGAGTACAACTCCAAAATAGCTACAAAAAGCGGGATTATGGTAGGTCTTGGTGAAAAACGCGATGAGGTTTTAGAGCTGATGCAACACCTCTTAGATGTAGGATGTGAGTATTTCAGCATCGGACAATATCTCCAACCAACTCAAAAACATGAAAACATAGTAGAATATGTACATCCAAGCGAGTTTGAAACACTCAGAATAATAGGGCTTGATATGGGGTTTAGATATATACAAAGTTCCCCATATACAAGAAGCAGTTATATGGCACACGAGTATTTGGAGCATCAAAATGGATAG
- a CDS encoding fructosamine kinase family protein, with amino-acid sequence MQKMFVKHSQSAKEEADGLRLLQQELQDNPYISVPEFNLVNENELHVQYIDDVEPTKEHFIALGKGLALLHQKNHESYGYEKDNYIGHNPQKNVLSKDWGSFFVEYRLAYQISLIQNGEVQKIFLALLQNNKAKLQDFLNEYTKHPSLIHGDLWSGNVLYDKENVWLIDPAVYFADREVDLAMSEMFGGFSSVFYESYEKAYPKSKAYETKKIIYNLYHYLNHYNLFGSGYLRGCENGFELISKL; translated from the coding sequence ATGCAAAAAATGTTTGTCAAACATAGTCAGTCGGCAAAAGAGGAGGCAGATGGGTTAAGACTCTTGCAACAAGAATTGCAAGATAACCCATATATCTCTGTACCTGAGTTTAACTTGGTAAATGAAAACGAACTTCATGTGCAGTATATAGATGATGTAGAGCCAACCAAAGAGCATTTTATAGCTCTTGGTAAAGGGCTCGCATTACTGCATCAAAAAAATCACGAGTCTTACGGTTATGAGAAAGATAACTACATTGGGCATAATCCACAAAAGAATGTACTCTCAAAAGATTGGGGAAGTTTTTTTGTGGAGTATAGACTTGCATATCAAATTTCACTTATCCAAAACGGAGAGGTTCAAAAAATCTTTTTGGCATTACTGCAAAACAATAAAGCAAAACTGCAAGATTTTCTAAATGAATATACAAAACATCCAAGCCTTATCCACGGTGACTTATGGAGTGGAAACGTACTGTACGATAAAGAGAACGTATGGCTGATCGATCCCGCTGTCTATTTCGCTGATCGGGAGGTAGACCTTGCTATGAGTGAGATGTTTGGAGGGTTTTCTTCTGTTTTTTACGAGAGTTATGAGAAAGCATACCCAAAAAGCAAAGCTTACGAAACAAAAAAAATCATCTATAATCTATACCATTATCTAAATCACTACAACCTTTTTGGTTCCGGCTATTTGCGAGGGTGTGAAAACGGTTTTGAATTGATCTCTAAGCTCTAA
- a CDS encoding lipoate--protein ligase family protein — protein MQKILKKFRLLDTPVANASYNMAVDEVLLQSSIESGMPVLRVYEWEDALSFGRFNKVHEILDLKAVDLNGLSYARRLTGGGVLVHGGDISYSLIMPQTALNDLSPKESYRYLCSFLLHFYKRLGLEPKFAQDQDLTISKSTICTASNEPYDITINGKKIGGNAQRYSKKTLFQHGSIPIRVDTKLFKELFLENANLEDINTLEKLDIFSSKDELKKLMIHSFIESFNVELIDDTLTEQELQKIDELQKTKYDTYKWNIDAIQL, from the coding sequence ATGCAAAAGATTCTAAAGAAATTTCGTTTATTGGATACACCTGTAGCAAACGCTTCATACAATATGGCTGTAGATGAGGTACTCCTGCAAAGTTCCATAGAGAGTGGCATGCCTGTTTTAAGAGTCTATGAGTGGGAAGATGCACTCAGTTTTGGACGTTTTAACAAAGTCCACGAAATTCTTGATCTCAAAGCTGTAGATCTAAATGGGCTCTCATATGCTCGACGTTTAACGGGTGGCGGTGTACTGGTTCATGGAGGGGATATATCTTATTCATTGATTATGCCGCAAACTGCCCTTAATGATTTAAGCCCAAAAGAGAGTTACAGATACCTTTGCAGTTTTTTGCTTCACTTTTATAAAAGGCTGGGACTTGAGCCAAAGTTTGCACAAGATCAAGATCTAACTATCTCAAAGTCAACTATCTGCACCGCTTCAAATGAACCGTACGATATTACGATCAATGGTAAAAAGATAGGGGGCAATGCACAAAGATACAGTAAAAAGACTCTTTTTCAACACGGTTCTATTCCTATTAGAGTAGATACTAAACTTTTTAAAGAACTATTTTTAGAAAATGCTAATTTAGAAGATATAAACACATTAGAGAAGCTTGATATATTTTCAAGTAAAGATGAATTAAAAAAACTAATGATACACTCATTTATAGAAAGTTTCAATGTAGAGCTTATAGATGATACTCTAACAGAGCAAGAGCTTCAAAAAATTGATGAGCTTCAAAAGACAAAGTATGACACTTATAAATGGAATATAGATGCAATACAGCTTTAA
- a CDS encoding flagellar biosynthesis protein FlgL — MRVTPSMFYNSIYQKNSTNINNELFDVNKQISSGLKIQYANEDVPVFAQTMRLDNEITILSQIKLSTENGYKVSNQTDSIMNEFSDLMNRFRTLLLQGSNDTNDETARNAIASELRGIEKNLRSLANTSIGGKYLFSGSALDVQPIDDNGIYQGNDDRLDAFVGSNNKQQFNISGADLFLGENTSVNRQITTNVVSTNLLMKYPALQATAADTEELSASSDMRQFMGDTDNTSAPANTYYFYLRGTKSDGTNFNSKVSLSDNDKVSDLLNEIGKLYGNTGAKQVVNVSLNSTGQIVIQDKINGSSNIDFHMVGAVDFSGGAAADVATIDALDSGESSFDNIINLTSTAANPDLYVREFTKSGFTSATGAPANIEGLVYDRTAFSIDGSTISSNVPQIIKDTNGFAEPATKLSEVFDLSQGTADTLDGTQLRLTGTTIDGVNPYDITINLDSAGSTFVDNIGATTYDIFNMDTTGRVATDADEVTYQQLLDVINMAVTGNLPAGATDADYDTAIEDSRLSGDSYLTYDGKIAFKDLTNGNTQASISMYDTNSGDFTADPSVVAFNANNSLTIKDPKNDFFKSLDEMIRSVEEYKVFPDAETGTERSLGMENAIARMDALQDHFFSMHARVGAQSNTLDQSLQRVQILDVTTQTLRSSVIDTDIAEASLKLQQLTINYQAMLSTVGKVSDLSLVNYI, encoded by the coding sequence ATGCGTGTAACACCAAGTATGTTTTACAACAGTATATATCAAAAGAACAGTACAAATATAAATAATGAGCTTTTTGATGTAAATAAACAGATATCATCTGGACTAAAGATCCAATACGCAAATGAAGATGTACCCGTATTCGCACAAACAATGCGTTTAGACAACGAGATCACAATCCTCTCACAAATAAAGTTAAGTACGGAAAACGGTTATAAAGTCTCAAATCAAACAGATTCGATCATGAATGAGTTTAGTGATCTTATGAACCGTTTTAGAACGCTACTATTACAAGGATCGAATGACACTAACGATGAAACTGCAAGAAATGCTATTGCCAGTGAGTTAAGAGGGATAGAGAAAAACTTAAGAAGCTTAGCAAATACTTCAATTGGTGGAAAGTACCTTTTTTCAGGTTCAGCACTTGATGTTCAGCCGATTGACGACAACGGTATCTATCAGGGAAATGATGACAGACTTGATGCGTTTGTAGGTTCAAACAACAAACAACAGTTCAATATCTCAGGCGCTGATCTGTTTTTAGGTGAGAACACTTCTGTAAACCGTCAAATAACTACAAATGTTGTAAGTACAAACCTTCTTATGAAATATCCGGCATTACAAGCAACTGCTGCAGATACTGAAGAATTATCGGCATCAAGTGATATGAGACAGTTTATGGGTGATACGGACAACACAAGTGCACCTGCAAACACATACTATTTTTATCTACGCGGTACAAAAAGTGACGGTACCAACTTCAATAGTAAAGTGTCGTTATCAGATAACGATAAAGTAAGTGACCTTCTTAATGAGATCGGAAAACTATATGGCAATACCGGTGCAAAACAGGTTGTAAACGTTTCACTAAATAGTACGGGTCAGATCGTTATTCAAGATAAAATAAACGGTTCATCAAACATCGATTTTCATATGGTGGGTGCGGTAGACTTTAGTGGTGGTGCAGCAGCTGATGTTGCTACCATCGATGCTTTAGACAGTGGTGAAAGCAGTTTTGACAATATTATAAATCTTACATCAACAGCTGCAAATCCAGACCTTTATGTTAGAGAGTTTACAAAGTCAGGGTTTACTTCAGCAACCGGTGCACCGGCAAATATTGAAGGTTTAGTTTACGATCGAACAGCTTTTAGTATTGACGGTTCAACGATCTCATCAAACGTACCTCAAATCATAAAAGATACAAATGGTTTTGCAGAGCCTGCAACGAAACTATCGGAGGTGTTTGACCTTTCTCAAGGGACTGCCGATACACTTGACGGTACACAATTACGTTTAACAGGTACTACGATTGACGGTGTAAACCCTTATGATATTACGATCAATCTAGATAGTGCAGGTTCAACATTTGTGGATAATATCGGTGCCACTACTTACGATATATTCAATATGGATACAACGGGTAGAGTTGCAACGGATGCTGATGAAGTAACATACCAGCAACTACTTGACGTAATCAATATGGCTGTTACAGGTAATCTTCCGGCAGGTGCAACAGACGCAGATTACGATACCGCTATAGAAGATTCACGTCTAAGTGGAGACTCATATCTTACATACGATGGAAAAATTGCATTTAAAGACCTTACAAACGGTAATACGCAAGCGAGTATCTCTATGTATGATACAAACAGCGGAGATTTTACTGCTGATCCTTCTGTTGTAGCTTTTAATGCAAATAACTCATTGACGATCAAAGATCCGAAAAATGACTTTTTTAAATCACTTGATGAGATGATTCGTTCTGTTGAAGAGTATAAAGTTTTTCCTGATGCAGAGACAGGGACTGAGAGAAGTCTAGGGATGGAAAATGCGATCGCGCGTATGGATGCCCTTCAAGATCATTTTTTCAGTATGCATGCGAGAGTAGGGGCTCAGTCAAATACGCTTGATCAGTCTTTACAAAGAGTTCAAATTTTAGATGTTACAACACAAACATTACGTTCGTCAGTGATCGATACAGATATAGCTGAAGCATCTTTAAAATTACAGCAATTAACGATCAACTATCAAGCGATGCTCTCAACTGTAGGGAAAGTTTCAGACTTAAGTCTGGTTAACTATATATAA
- a CDS encoding AAA family ATPase gives MQNSSYDNSIEELLNEKIFDQQEAVSTLTKSLLQSSLLKSKKKVRALFTFIGLANSGKHYLAQTLLQADKELQNIKTFNMEQYSGNVSMGMEQFSLPSISSEVVEFVRENPKSILIFEDIEKGDFQTQLALYSLFGGNEVNEIDFSQVVVIMTTTKLGSIVQRQDFKELLKTDRLQAHTYLMEKLAQEYVMVNGMKEEAFDKKLLSLLNEYTVIPFNRLSLSALIKIAARTIHEMSQHFAKDSKMEIEYSNFDKFASLLTLSLSPYINARHIIQKIPELIFTQVYEALKVTPELEGIHFDVLDEAMEFVNNVLKEQHLFIKKISQQHMRITLDWEITQENKSVTCKIKNAFYAKEKLSILTPDALHVSDIKFSDVAGQQRVKDELKEVLALLKEPDRLKQFDMTPPKGMFLYGPHGMGKKLLARAFANESDMPYIVVSGAELFDAAKIHKAYAQAFAAAPAIVLLEDIDTPGVMSGVISLMSTHPVEEELDVLNGSFESPVFTIATLSNVENIPEELSKAGRIDIRIEVPKLDMEARRFFIEEVLKKPHDKKIDVEKVVRYISGLSGNELQRIGQEAALQAARKGLKELTEEILLEQINIIKYGAKLENKQIRDIEKSMAKTAYHEAGHAVLSFFLLPDIKIEQVTVAPRSETLGFVSYHNDDYVDATSKEELFNDVCVLLAGRIAKMEKFGEEGMETGAINDLEVASMQVYAAVALFGMDDEIGYLNVSGVESAYDRKLFSRRIEERMIAWIEEAKHKTQREVKRLWPAIEAVAKRLIKKEVIDGEELKKIINRAMKKK, from the coding sequence ATGCAAAATTCAAGTTATGACAATTCAATCGAAGAGTTATTAAACGAAAAAATTTTTGATCAACAAGAGGCCGTAAGTACACTGACAAAAAGTTTACTGCAATCAAGTTTACTAAAATCGAAAAAAAAGGTAAGGGCACTTTTTACCTTCATTGGACTTGCAAACAGCGGGAAACACTATCTTGCACAAACACTTTTACAAGCAGATAAAGAACTTCAAAATATCAAGACATTCAATATGGAACAATACAGCGGTAATGTCTCTATGGGAATGGAGCAGTTTTCCCTGCCATCTATCTCTTCCGAAGTAGTTGAATTTGTCAGAGAAAATCCAAAATCTATATTGATCTTTGAAGATATAGAAAAAGGGGATTTTCAAACACAGCTGGCTTTGTACTCGCTCTTTGGCGGTAATGAGGTAAATGAAATTGATTTCTCTCAGGTTGTTGTTATTATGACAACTACAAAGCTTGGCTCAATTGTACAGAGACAAGACTTTAAAGAGCTTCTAAAAACAGATAGGCTTCAAGCACACACTTACCTTATGGAGAAGCTTGCCCAAGAGTATGTAATGGTAAACGGTATGAAAGAGGAGGCTTTTGATAAAAAGCTGCTTTCACTTTTAAATGAGTATACTGTTATCCCGTTTAACCGTCTTTCTCTCTCAGCACTTATCAAGATAGCTGCAAGAACGATTCATGAGATGTCACAGCACTTTGCAAAAGATTCAAAAATGGAGATCGAGTACTCAAACTTTGACAAGTTTGCATCATTGCTGACACTCTCACTCTCACCTTACATAAATGCTAGACATATTATTCAAAAAATACCGGAGCTTATATTTACACAGGTATATGAAGCTCTCAAAGTAACACCTGAGCTTGAAGGGATCCATTTTGATGTTTTAGATGAAGCAATGGAGTTTGTAAACAATGTGCTTAAAGAGCAGCACCTTTTCATTAAAAAGATCTCTCAACAACATATGCGCATCACTCTTGATTGGGAAATTACACAAGAGAATAAAAGTGTAACGTGTAAGATCAAAAACGCTTTTTACGCAAAAGAGAAGCTCTCCATCTTAACTCCCGATGCTCTACATGTTTCAGATATTAAGTTCTCAGATGTTGCGGGACAACAGCGGGTGAAAGATGAGCTTAAAGAGGTACTTGCTCTTTTAAAAGAGCCGGATCGTCTAAAACAGTTCGATATGACACCGCCTAAGGGGATGTTCTTATACGGTCCTCATGGTATGGGAAAAAAGCTTTTGGCACGTGCTTTTGCTAACGAGAGCGATATGCCCTACATTGTTGTAAGCGGTGCGGAACTTTTTGATGCAGCGAAAATTCATAAAGCATATGCACAGGCATTTGCTGCAGCTCCTGCAATCGTACTTTTAGAAGATATAGACACACCGGGAGTGATGAGCGGTGTAATCTCTCTTATGAGTACCCATCCTGTTGAAGAGGAGCTAGATGTTTTAAACGGGAGTTTTGAATCTCCTGTGTTTACAATAGCAACACTTAGCAATGTTGAAAATATTCCTGAAGAACTTAGTAAAGCGGGACGTATAGATATCCGGATAGAGGTACCGAAGCTTGATATGGAAGCAAGACGCTTTTTCATAGAGGAGGTACTCAAAAAACCGCATGACAAAAAGATAGATGTGGAGAAAGTTGTTCGCTACATTTCAGGTCTCAGCGGAAACGAACTGCAACGTATAGGGCAAGAAGCAGCCCTGCAAGCCGCACGAAAAGGGCTTAAAGAACTTACAGAAGAGATCTTATTAGAGCAAATTAATATTATAAAATATGGAGCTAAATTAGAGAACAAACAGATCCGGGATATCGAGAAGTCAATGGCAAAAACTGCGTACCATGAAGCGGGACATGCAGTGCTCTCTTTCTTCTTACTGCCCGATATTAAAATAGAGCAGGTAACGGTAGCTCCAAGAAGCGAGACTTTGGGGTTTGTATCGTACCATAACGATGACTATGTCGATGCTACTTCAAAAGAGGAACTTTTTAACGATGTGTGTGTCCTTTTAGCCGGACGTATAGCAAAAATGGAGAAGTTTGGAGAAGAGGGGATGGAGACTGGAGCTATCAACGACCTTGAAGTTGCCAGTATGCAGGTGTATGCCGCAGTTGCTCTTTTTGGGATGGATGATGAGATCGGATACCTCAATGTAAGCGGCGTGGAATCAGCTTACGATCGAAAACTTTTCTCAAGACGAATAGAGGAGCGTATGATTGCCTGGATCGAAGAGGCAAAACACAAAACCCAAAGAGAGGTTAAACGCTTATGGCCTGCTATTGAAGCGGTTGCAAAAAGACTGATCAAAAAAGAGGTGATCGACGGTGAGGAACTCAAAAAAATCATCAACAGAGCTATGAAGAAAAAATAG